The following proteins are encoded in a genomic region of Musa acuminata AAA Group cultivar baxijiao chromosome BXJ2-11, Cavendish_Baxijiao_AAA, whole genome shotgun sequence:
- the LOC135627854 gene encoding protein indeterminate-domain 12-like: MFLGIMEEEHCSDQKPHPPLQQRSSSATPSSSAAVPQKKKKRNLPGKPYTDAEVIALSPKTLMATNRFTCEVCNKGFQREQNLQLHRRGHNLPWKLKKKNPDEVRRRVYLCPEPTCAHHDPSRALGDLTGIKKHFCRKHGEKRWKCDKCSKRYAVQSDWKAHSKICGTREYRCDCGTLFSRRDSFVTHRAFCDALAQENARIPTGAHAIGGQLYPNRGITSHFSSLAQPSNDLLLLRGNSGADHIDATTSRQPQTYHPSSFYFGGGSNQGFDEDPQLLQSKPFRGMMQLQDLQTVADASSSSAAAAVNAFNLGFFSGSGSTNALNSAGGGTEPMTLFAGDLTSNHINDDANISSLYNSCMQPQISASSLLQKTTTWSGGNGSSLLRGFGTSYHSYTSGVNDGSRQSSGAHVENHFHDIMNSLASDQVAGFSGFNPGLGNMGEDGLRSNLSAGGIGGSDRSTRDFLGVDSMIRRNMVGGVQEREQHLGIGMRSMDTEMKSRGGRLQ, encoded by the exons ATGTTCCTCGGTATCATGGAGGAAGAGCACTGCAGCGACCAAAAGCCACACCCGCCGCTGCAGCAGCGATCATCATCGGCAACGCCAAGCTCGTCGGCTGCTGTtcctcagaagaagaagaagaggaacctcCCTGGAAAACCAT ATACGGATGCGGAGGTAATAGCTTTGTCACCCAAAACACTGATGGCCACGAACCGCTTCACCTGCGAGGTCTGCAACAAAGGGTTCCAGCGGGAGCAGAACCTCCAGCTGCACCGGCGCGGCCACAACCTGCCGTGGAagctgaagaagaagaacccgGACGAGGTCCGCCGCCGCGTGTACCTCTGCCCGGAGCCCACCTGCGCCCACCACGACCCGTCGCGGGCCCTCGGGGACCTCACCGGCATCAAGAAGCACTTCTGCCGCAAGCACGGCGAGAAGAGGTGGAAGTGCGACAAGTGCTCCAAGCGCTACGCCGTGCAGTCGGACTGGAAGGCCCATTCCAAGATCTGCGGCACTCGCGAGTACCGCTGCGACTGCGGCACTCTCTTCTCCAG GCGAGACAGCTTCGTCACCCACAGAGCCTTCTGTGATGCATTAGCACAAGAAAACGCAAGGATTCCGACCGGCGCGCACGCCATCGGCGGCCAGTTGTACCCAAACAGAGGCATAACGTCGCACTTCTCATCCTTAGCTCAACCTTCCAACGACCTCCTCCTCCTGCGGGGAAATAGCGGTGCGGATCACATCGACGCCACCACCTCTCGGCAGCCTCAGACATATCACCCGTCCTCATTCTACTTCGGTGGTGGATCTAACCAAGGTTTCGATGAGGACCCGCAGCTGCTTCAAAGCAAGCCCTTCCGTGGCATGATGCAACTCCAAGATCTCCAAACAGTGGCCGatgcctcttcctcttctgctgCGGCCGCTGTCAACGCTTTCAATCTTGGCTTCTTCTCCGGCAGCGGTAGCACGAATGCCCTCAACAGTGCAGGCGGAGGCACTGAGCCGATGACGCTGTTCGCCGGAGACCTCACGAGTAATCACATTAACGATGACGCAAACATATCTTCTCTGTATAACTCATGTATGCAGCCGCAGATATCAGCAAGCTCACTGCTTCAGAAGACCACAACGTGGAGCGGTGGCAACGGCAGCTCATTGCTTAGAGGTTTCGGTACCTCGTACCACAGCTACACATCTGGTGTTAACGATGGAAGTAGACAGAGCTCAGGAGCTCATGTGGAGAACCATTTCCATGACATCATGAACTCCCTTGCTAGTGACCAAGTGGCTGGTTTCAGTGGCTTCAACCCAGGTCTGGGGAACATGGGCGAGGACGGGTTGCGCAGCAACCTATCGGCCGGAGGCATCGGAGGCTCGGACAGATCAACAAGAGACTTTCTTGGTGTTGACAGCATGATTAGAAGAAACATGGTGGGAGGAGTTCAGGAGAGGGAACAGCATCTTGGCATTGGAATGAGATCCATGGACACAGAGATGAAGTCACGAGGTGGGAGACTGCAATAG